A window of the Brassica napus cultivar Da-Ae chromosome C5, Da-Ae, whole genome shotgun sequence genome harbors these coding sequences:
- the LOC106373334 gene encoding uncharacterized protein LOC106373334: protein MRNDYGCEISDSLAWDSREYEVNAVRGIPEESYGTIPKYLHMLRDSNPGTHSSYETDVNGRFRYLFIAFGQSIRGFSKVMRRVIVVDGTFLKNKFKGVLLVTTAIDGNSNLYPIAFGIVDSENEQSWEWFMRQLKVVVADDNGLSFISDRQVSIAKALEKVYPLARHGICIHHLLNNVISYFKGKGLVGLISKASKAYRVVDFKKTFAHVCNISPAIGNYLMEADVKKWARCQFHGYMYDIRTNNHTESINFVLRLPREFPVIPLLDSIREMLTRCFLSVRS from the coding sequence ATGCGTAATGATTATGGATGTGAGATCTCTGATTCTTTAGCATGGGATTCCCGTGAATATGAAGTCAACGCTGTTAGAGGTATTCCAGAGGAAAGTTATGGGACAATACCAAAATACTTGCACATGCTGCGAGATTCCAATCCAGGCACACATTCCTCTTATGAGACTGACGTCAATGGTAGATTTCGATATCTGTTTATAGCGTTTGGTCAATCGATCAGAGGCTTTAGCAAAGTCATGAGGCGTGTCATTGTTGTCGATGGAACATTCTTGAAGAATAAATTCAAAGGGGTGCTACTGGTTACAACTGCTATAGAtggaaattcaaatttatatcctATTGCATTTGGGATAGTAGACTCCGAGAATGAACagtcttgggaatggtttatgaGACAATTAAAAGTTGTTGTTGCTGATGATAATGGTTTGTCTTTTATTTCGGATAGACAAGTGTCAATAGCGAAGGCACTGGAGAAAGTGTATCCGCTAGCGAGACATGgtatttgtattcatcatttgttgaataatgtgaTATCATATTTCAAGGGGAAGGGGTTAGTTGGGTTGATTTCTAAGGCTTCGAAGGCTTATAGAGTGGTTGATTTCAAGAAGACGTTTGCTCATGTTTGCAATATCAGTCCAGCAATTGGAAATTATCTTATGGAAGCGGATGTCAAAAAGTGGGCTAGATGTCAATTTCATGGATACATGTATGACATTAGGACAAACAATCATACAGAGTCGATAAATTTTGTGTTGCGTTTGCCGAGAGAGTTTCCCGTAATTCCTTTGTTGGACAGTATTAGAGAAATGCTGACACGCTGTTTTTTAAGCGTAAGAAGTTGA
- the LOC106376316 gene encoding uncharacterized protein LOC106376316, with amino-acid sequence MLSGGRVIRQRWKLGTVKTSKGSLGRSLITAEINTVTRDCNSIRTLRASLDPDKTLTRLLTLTTHRGQLLKMLVVKRVVRTILLDPSCSGSGTIIDRLDHLLPSHSAAGPDFYSRRKLFIKQLCRLRRKSLQCHLQHFLKG; translated from the exons ATGTTGAGTGGGGG GAGAGTGATACGTCAGCGTTGGAAGCTAGGAACGGTAAAGACATCCAAGGGATCCCTTGGGAGAAGCTTAATTACAGCCGAGATCAATACCGTCACTAGAGATTGCAACAGTATAAGAACTTTGAGAGCCTCTTTAGATCCAGACAAGACCTTGACAAG GCTGCTTACTTTAACGACTCACAGAGGACAGCTACTAAAGATGCTGGTCGTGAAAAGAGTA GTTCGAACTATATTGTTGGATCCTTCTTGCTCTGGCTCTGGAACCATTATAGATCGTCTGGACCATCTCCTTCCTTCTCATTCAGCAG CAGGTCCAGATTTCTATTCCcggagaaaattatttattaaacaattgtGCAGGCTACGGAGGAAAAGCTTACAATGCCATCTTCAACACTTTTTGAAGGGGTAA
- the LOC106373333 gene encoding uncharacterized protein LOC106373333, giving the protein MRLIYLFVIMGVVMGRDEKVNIPHIYIKLVMDLDKLQKFHWGLHSYDFLLSSIEKARKKLVKKNSYIFEGFSYAFQIWIMEAIPDFGEICGRRVTDSFRVPSCSNWKGVAKVSNEDIIQRENSFTEKGDLFSVISVTGNGDVFLHADYTRKDEMEDERVDFLLNMIKNKFDWSNTKWPVIEPEETEMEEADIEDIKSEADKSVNDTDIAEDVGTSSVNVTGKGKRKIHDEGAETRKKKTQMANMKSMFKERMGNMGSEVSQLREAISLSAEGSVPKSKTDEAPPKRKTIQAPAKKKDA; this is encoded by the exons ATGAGGTTGATCTACTTGTTCGTGATAATGGGTGTGGTGAtggggagagatgagaaggtgAACATCCCTCATATATACATCAAGCTGGTGATGGATCTTGACAAGCTTCAGAAGTTCCATTGGGGTCTTCACTCGTATGACTTCTTGTTGAGTTCCATTGAGAAGGCTAGGAAGAAGTTGGTTAAGAAGAACAGCTACATTTTCGAGGGTTTCTCCTATGCTTTCCAGATTTGGATTATGGAAGCAATTCCGGATTTTGGAGAAATATGTGGCAGAAGAGTCACAGACAGTTTCAGAGTTCCAAGTTGTAGCAATTGGAAAGGAGTTGCAAAAGTTTCTAATGAAGACATCATTCAACGTGAGAACTCATTTACTGAGAAG GGTGACTTGTTCTCGGTCATCTCAGTGACTGGTAATGGTGATGTGTTTTTGCATGCTGATTATACAAGAAAGGATGAGATGGAAGATGAACGAGTGGACTTTCTTCTCAATATGATTAAAAACAAGTTTGATTGGAGCAATACAAAATGGCCAGTTATAGAACCTGAAGAGACTGAAATGGAGGAAGCCGATATAGAGGATATAAAGTCAGAAGCTGATAAGAGTGTGAATGATACTGATATTGCAGAAGACGTGGGGACATCTTCAGTTAATGTAACTGGAAAAGGCAAGAGAAAAATTCACGATGAAGGAGCCGAgacaagaaagaagaa AACGCAAATGGCGAATATGAAGAGCATGTTTAAAGAGAGAATGGGAAACATGGGGAGTGAGGTTTCACAGCTCAGGGAAGCAATCAGTTTGAGTGCCGAAGGAAGCGTTCCTAAGAGCAAAACCGATGAAGCTCCACCTAAGAGAAAAACCATTCAAGCTCCAGCAAAGAAAAAG GATGCTTGA
- the LOC106376317 gene encoding 50S ribosomal protein L11, chloroplastic, with amino-acid sequence MASSALSTLCSSALSSLQPKSNSLSAKLSSKANVSVQFLGKRQSPLLSSTPRFLTVIAMAPPKPGGKAKKVVGLIKLALEAGKATPAPPVGPALGSKGVNIMAFCKDYNARTADKAGYIIPVEITVFDDKSFTFILKTPPASVLLLKAAGVEKGSKDPKQDKVGVITIDQLSTIAAEKLPDLNCTTIESAMRIIAGTAANMGIDIDPPVLEPKKKAVLL; translated from the exons atGGCGTCTTCTGCTCTATCAACTCTCTGCAGCTCCGCTTTGTCTTCACTTCAGCCCAAATCAAATTCTCTTTCTGCTAAGTTATCCTCCAAAGCAAATGTATCAGTCCAGTTCCTGGGAAAGAGACAGTCCCCACTTCTCTCCTCAACCCCGAGATTTCTCACCGTCATCGCCATGGCTCCACCCAAACCTGGAGGCAAAGCGAAGAAAG TTGTGGGGCTTATAAAACTGGCTCTTGAGGCCGGGAAAGCAACTCCGGCTCCTCCGGTAGGTCCGGCCCTTGGTTCGAAGGGAGTCAACATTATGGCTTTCTGCAAGGATTATAATGCTAGAACCGCTGATAAAGCCGGTTACATCATTCCTGTCGAAATCACCGTCTTCGAT GATAAGAGCTTCACCTTTATCCTCAAGACCCCGCCTGCTTCGGTTTTGTTGCTTAAGGCTGCAG GTGTTGAGAAGGGATCGAAAGATCCAAAGCAAGATAAAGTTGGGGTGATAACAATAGACCAGCTTAGCACAATCGCAGCAGAGAAGCTGCCCGATCTGAACTGCACGACCATTGAATCCGCTATGAGAATCATTGCAGGAACTGCAGCGAACATGGGGATCGACATAGACCCTCCAGTTCTTGAACCCAAAAAGAAAGCTGTTTTGTTGTAA
- the LOC106376315 gene encoding subtilisin-like protease SBT3.4, with protein sequence MNRSLFLVVLSLIILLNVARSGAKSKVHIVYLGEKQHDDPKHVTEYHHQMLSSLLGSKEDAHDSMVYSYRHGFSGFAARLTKSQAKKLADSPEVVHVMPDGYYELATTRTWDYLGLSAAHPKNLLNDTNMGDHVIIGVIDTGVWPESESFSDNGVGPIPNRWKGGCEPGEDFKSTNCNRKLIGAKYYINGFLAENDGFNSTKSPDYISARDFNGHGTHVASIAGGSYIPDVSYKGFAGGTLRGGAPRARIAMYKACWYLEELDGVTCSFSDIMKAMDDAIHDCVDVLSLSLGSRVPLFSETDMRDGIATGAFHAVAKGITVVCAGGNAGPSTQTVVNTAPWILTVAATTLDRSFATPITLGNNKLILGQAMYTGPELGFTSLVYPEDPGNSNDTFSGECESLNLNSNRTMAGKIVLCFTTTRGYTTVSRAASFVKRAGGLGLIIARNPGYTLNPCKDDFPCVAVDYELGTDILFYIRSNGSPVVKIQPSRTMVGQPVGSKVATFSSRGPNSISPAILKPDIAAPGVSILAATSPNATFNAGGFVMLSGTSMATPAISGVLALLKSLHPDWSPAAFRSAIVTTAWRTDPFGEQLPAEGSSRKVADPFDYGGGLVNPEKAAEPGLIYDMGPKDYILYLCSVGYNDSSISQLVGKGTVCTDQKPSVLDMNLPSITIPNLKDEVILTRTVTNVGPVHSVYKVVVEPPLGVRVVVTPKKLVFNSKTKSVSFTVRVSTTHKINTGYYFGSLIWSDSVRKVTIPVSVRTQILQNYYDEN encoded by the exons ATGAATAGGTCTTTATTTCTTGTGGTGCTAAGTCTGATAATTCTTTTGAATGTCGCACGATCTGGTGCTAAGAGCAAG GTTCATATAGTGTATTTGGGTGAGAAGCAGCATGATGATCCCAAGCATGTCACAGAATATCATCACCAGATGTTGTCGTCACTTCTTGGAAG TAAAGAGGATGCACATGACTCAATGGTGTATAGTTACCGACATGGTTTTTCAGGATTTGCCGCAAGGCTCACCAAGTCCCAAGCCAAGAAACTGGCTG ATTCACCAGAAGTTGTTCATGTCATGCCTGATGGGTACTATGAACTCGCAACAACTAGGACTTGGGACTATTTAGGCCTATCTGCTGCACATCCGAAGAATCTcctaaatgatactaacatggGTGACCATGTTATCATTGGCGTTATTGACACAG GAGTGTGGCCAGAGTCTGAATCATTTAGTGACAATGGGGTTGGACCAATACCAAACCGATGGAAAGGAGGGTGTGAACCAGGAGAAGATTTCAAGTCAACTAATTGCAACAGAAAGCTTATAGGAGCCAAGTACTATATCAATGGGTTTCTTGCTGAAAACGATGGATTCAATTCCACAAAATCACCTGACTACATTTCTGCTAGAGACTTTAACGGCCATGGCACGCACGTCGCCTCTATTGCAGGTGGTTCATATATTCCAGACGTAAGCTACAAGGGGTTCGCTGGAGGAACCTTGAGAGGTGGTGCACCTCGTGCTCGCATAGCAATGTACAAGGCTTGTTGGTATCTTGAAGAGCTGGACGGAGTGACTTGTTCATTTTCTGATATCATGAAAGCGATGGACGATGCTATTCATGATTGCGTTGATGTTTTGTCACTCTCTCTAGGTAGTCGGGTTCCTCTGTTTTCCGAAACGGATATGCGTGATGGGATTGCTACTGGAGCATTCCATGCAGTTGCAAAGGGTATTACTGTTGTTTGTGCTGGTGGTAACGCTGGCCCATCAACTCAGACCGTGGTGAACACGGCTCCTTGGATATTAACAGTGGCTGCAACCACTCTGGACCGGTCATTTGCCACACCTATTACACTTGGGAACAATAAACTCATATTG GGTCAAGCAATGTACACAGGTCCGGAACTTGGCTTTACTAGTTTGGTTTACCCAGAGGATCCAGGGAACAGTAATGATACATTTAGTGG TGAGTGCGAGTCCCTTAATCTCAACTCCAACCGTACAATGGCTGGGAAAATTGTGCTGTGTTTTACAACAACAAGAGGTTACACTACTGTATCAAGAGCTGCATCTTTTGTGAAAAGAGCTGGCGGTCTTGGCCTGATCATCGCAAGAAACCCGGGGTACACTCTCAATCCATGTAAAGATGATTTCCCATGTGTGGCCGTTGACTACGAACTTGGGACAGATATACTTTTCTACATACGTTCCAATGG ATCACCTGTTGTGAAGATACAACCTTCTAGAACAATGGTAGGACAACCTGTAGGGTCAAAGGTGGCAACTTTCTCATCAAGAGGACCTAACTCCATTTCTCCCGCGATTCTAAAA CCTGACATAGCAGCACCAGGAGTGAGCATATTAGCTGCTACATCTCCCAATGCCACCTTCAATGCTGGAGGATTTGTTATGCTTTCAGGAACATCGATGGCGACTCCCGCAATTTCAGGAGTTCTTGCACTTCTCAAATCTTTGCATCCTGATTGGTCCCCTGCTGCTTTTAGATCAGCTATTGTCACTACAG CTTGGAGAACAGATCCGTTTGGAGAGCAGTTACCAGCAGAAGGGTCATCTCGCAAAGTAGCTGACCCGTTTGATTACGGTGGAGGCCTCGTGAACCCAGAGAAAGCTGCAGAACCAGGCCTCATATACGACATGGGCCCAAAAGACTACATTCTCTACTTGTGCTCCGTCGGTTACAACGACTCATCTATCTCTCAACTTGTCGGTAAAGGAACAGTCTGTACAGACCAAAAACCTTCTGTTCTTGATATGAACTTGCCTTCAATCACCATTCCAAATCTAAAAGATGAAGTCATTCTCACAAGAACCGTTACTAACGTTGGACCAGTTCATTCAGTCTACAAAGTCGTGGTCGAGCCTCCGCTTGGGGTTCGAGTGGTTGTGACGCCGAAGAAACTAGTGTTTAACTCCAAAACCAAAAGTGTTTCCTTCACGGTACGAGTCTCGACCACACACAAAATCAACACTGGGTACTACTttggaagcttgatttggagtgACTCTGTGCGTAAGGTGACTATTCCTGTGTCTGTGAGAACGCAGATTCTGCAGAACTACTACGATGAGAACTGA